The Oscillatoria salina IIICB1 nucleotide sequence TTCCGAAGTATGAGCAGCAATTTCTGAAGGCTTTAGTATAGCACAGTTTCCCGCCGCGATCGCGCCAATTAACGGTGCAATTACTAATTGAAATGGATAGTTCCATGCACCAATAATTAATACTACACCTAACGGCTCGCTAACTATCTGGGCTGAAGCCGGAAACAAATTTAAAGGAGTAGCTACTTTTTTCGGTTTTGTCCACGATTTAAGCTTTTTTAAAGCATAATTTATTTCTTCAATACATAACAAAATTTCCGCAGCGACAGTTTCAAACTTTGGCTTTCTTAAATCTGCTTGTACTGCTTGAGCAATCTCTGTTTGGTTATCTATTATTACTTGCTTTAACTGCTTTAATTGCTCAACTCGAAACCCAATATCTTTGGTTTTACCTGTCTGGAAAAAACGACGCTGTCGAGCAACAATTTGAGCCGTTATTTCTTTTTCTATAAGCATTTATTTCTCCTTTTGTCAACCCTTTTTCCAAGAATAAATTAGTAGCTTTGTCCGAACGATTGAGTAACTGAAACAAGAATGACTTGAAAAAATCAAGTTAAAAGTAGAAACTCTTGCCAAACCCAAACCAAGAAAAATCAATAGTTAGAATTTCTAGAACCAGAAAACAACTAGCAAATTTAAGTTTTAACAGGAAAGCGAACAATAAACAAACTGCCTTTACCCAACTCCGAATGTACCTCAATTGTGCCTTGATGAGATTCAACAATCCAGCGAGACAAATGCAAACCTAAACCACTACCAGAGCGCTTGTGTTTGCCTTGGCGAAAGCGTTCAAACAAAGTTGACAAATCTTCTGAAGAAATACCTGGACCAGAATCTTGAACTTCAACAACCACTTCCTTATGATTAGAATATAAGCGCACGTCAACCGAACCGCTATCAGTAAATTTAATCGCATTACCGATAAGATTAGTAAAAACCCGGCGCAACTCCAAGCGATCGCCAGAAACAATTCTTGATTGTGACTTGTCTACTGCTGTTTCGGAAAAATCCTCTTTAATCGACAAGCCTTTTTCCTTCGCTAACGGATTCAGCTCTTCAATCACTTCTTGTACCACTGAAGGTAATTCTACGGGAGAAAAGCTTAAAGTTTTACGCCCAGCTTCGTAGCGATAGACTTCTAACAAAGTATTCACCATTTGCAGCAGATTGCGATTACTGCGAGTCATCGTCTTAATCGCTTCCAGCATCGGTTCGCTTAATTCGCCCAAAGCACCCTGCTCAAACAGCATCAGCATACGATCCGCAGCCACCAAAGGCGTACGCAAATCATGAGTCAGACGAGAAACAAAATCTTCTCGCTGACGAGCAATTTCATCTCTTTCATCAACAGTTTGCTTCAGACGCAACAGCGATCGCACTCGCGCTAGCAACTCGTCAACCTCCACTGGTTTACGGATAAAATCATCCGCACCACTATCCAAACCTTTCACTACACTAGGTTGATCGAAAGCCGTAATCAGCAAAATCG carries:
- a CDS encoding hybrid sensor histidine kinase/response regulator produces the protein MNSHFFNPSAHPDKILVVDDSPDNLFLVQSILEEEGYKIDLAEEGRSALAKIEESPPDLVLLDVMMPEMDGLEVTKRIRENPHLPFIPILLITAFDQPSVVKGLDSGADDFIRKPVEVDELLARVRSLLRLKQTVDERDEIARQREDFVSRLTHDLRTPLVAADRMLMLFEQGALGELSEPMLEAIKTMTRSNRNLLQMVNTLLEVYRYEAGRKTLSFSPVELPSVVQEVIEELNPLAKEKGLSIKEDFSETAVDKSQSRIVSGDRLELRRVFTNLIGNAIKFTDSGSVDVRLYSNHKEVVVEVQDSGPGISSEDLSTLFERFRQGKHKRSGSGLGLHLSRWIVESHQGTIEVHSELGKGSLFIVRFPVKT